One Vitis vinifera cultivar Pinot Noir 40024 chromosome 8, ASM3070453v1 genomic window carries:
- the LOC100261276 gene encoding pyruvate kinase 1, cytosolic produces MHANHLLLEEPIRMASILEPSKASFFPAMTKIVGTLGPKSRSVEVISGCLKVGMSVARFDFSWGDPDYHQETLENLKAAVKSTKKLCAVMLDTVGAELQVVNKCEKSISLLADGFVVLTPYQDQEASSELLPINFNGLAKAVKKGDTIFVGQYLFTGSETTSVWLEVSEVKGDDVVCMIKNSATLAGSLFTLHVSQIHIDLPTLSDKDKEVISTWGVKNKIDFLSLSYTRHAEDVRHARDHLSKLGDLHQTQIFAKIENVEGLNHFDEILQEADGIILSRGNLGIDLPPEKVFLFQKAAVYKCNMAGKPAVITRVVDSMTDNLRPTRAEATDVANAVLDGSDAILLGAETLRGLYPVETISIVGKICAEAEKVFNQDLYFKKTVKYVGEPMTHLESIASSAVRAAIKVKASVIICFTSSGRAARLIAKYRPTMPVLSVVIPRLKTNQLKWSFSGAFEARQSLIVRGLFPMLADPRHPAESTSATNESVLKVALDHGKASGVIKSHDRVVVCQKVGDASVVKIIELED; encoded by the exons ATGCATGCCAATCACCTCCTTCTCGAGGAGCCCATCCGTATGGCTTCCATCCTCGAGCCATCGAAGGCC AGTTTCTTTCCCGCAATGACAAAGATCGTGGGTACCCTTGGGCCCAAGTCTCGATCCGTGGAGGTTATCTCCGGTTGCCTCAAAGTTGGGATGTCTG TTGCTCGCTTTGATTTTTCATGGGGAGACCCCGATTATCACCAAGAGACTTTAGAGAATTTGAAGGCGGCTGTGAAGAGTACTAAGAAGCTGTGTGCT GTTATGCTAGACACGGTAGGAGCTGAATTGCAGGTTGTTAATAAATGTGAGAAGTCTATTTCACTTCTGGCTGATGGTTTTGTTGTTCTGACACCCTATCAAGATCAAGAAGCCTCCTCGGAGCTATTGCCAATCAATTTTAATGGCTTGGCGAAG GCAGTAAAGAAGGGAGACACCATTTTTGTTGGTCAATACCTATTTACAGGAAGTGAAACTACTTCTGTTTGGTTGGAG GTATCTGAAGTGAAAGGAGATGATGTAGTTTGTATGATTAAAAATTCTGCAACTTTGGCTGGGTCGTTATTCACTTTGCATGTTTCTCAAATTCATATTGATCTGCCTACTCTATCTGATAAAGATAAGGAG GTTATAAGTACATGGGgtgttaaaaacaaaattgactTCCTTTCACTGTCATATACCAGGCATGCAGAGGATGTTCGCCAT GCCCGTGACCATCTATCTAAGTTGGGTGACCTCCATCAGACTCAAATTTTTGCAAAGATTGAAAATGTGGAG GGTTTAAACCATTTTGATGAGATCCTGCAAGAGGCTGATGGTATAATCCTTTCACGTGGAAACTTGGGAATAGATCTTCCACCTGAGAAG GTTTTCTTATTTCAAAAGGCTGCTGTTTACAAGTGTAATATGGCTGGGAAGCCTGCAGTTATTACTCGTGTTGTGGACAGTATGACTGACAACCTTAGACCCACTCGTGCTGAAGCCACTGATGTTGCAAATGCTGTATTGGATG GAAGTGATGCCATTCTTCTTGGGGCTGAGACTTTGCGAGGATTGTATCCTGTTGAGACTATTTCCATCGTTGGTAAAATATGTGCCGAG GCAGAGAAGGTTTTCAATCAAGATCTCTACTTCAAGAAAACTGTCAAATATGTTGGAGAGCCAATGACCCACTTGGAATCCATTGCTTCCTCTGCG GTACGGGCAGCAATTAAGGTCAAGGCATCTGTTATTATTTGCTTCACTTCATCTGGAAGGGCTGCAAG ATTGATTGCTAAATATAGGCCAACAATGCCAGTTCTTTCAGTTGTCATCCCTCGACTCAAGACAAACCAACTAAAGTGGAGTTTCAGTGGTGCCTTTGAG GCAAGGCAATCGCTTATAGTCAGAGGACTTTTCCCCATGCTTGCTGATCCCAGGCATCCT GCCGAGTCTACAAGTGCAACAAATGAGTCAGTTCTGAAGGTTGCACTTGATCATGGGAAGGCCTCAGGAGTTATAAAGTCACATGACCGAGTTGTTGTTTGCCAGAAGGTTGGGGATGCATCTGTGGTCAAGATTATAGAGCTTGAAGATTAG